A genomic stretch from Microtus pennsylvanicus isolate mMicPen1 chromosome 11, mMicPen1.hap1, whole genome shotgun sequence includes:
- the LOC142831975 gene encoding C-type lectin domain family 10 member A-like codes for MTVTYENFQNLRSEEQNPEPGKAAPPQSFLWNVFSWTHLLLFSLGLGFLLLVVVSVIGSQNSQLRRDLGTLRASSENLTSYMKAELQALNSKGDSLQERISSLKVDVDDHRQELLAGRDLSQKVTSLESTVEIKEQALKTDLSAMTERVQQLGKDLKALSCQLASLRNNDSKRTCCPLHWIEHEGSCYWFSQTGKSWPEADKYCQLENAHLVVVNSMEEQNFLQDKLAHVVTWMGLTDQNGPWRWVDGTELEKGFKNWAPEQPDNWYGHGLGGGEDCAQFTSAGNWNDDACQRSFRWVCETELAKSG; via the exons ATGACAGTTACATATGAGAACTTCCAGAACTTGCGGAGCGAGGAGCAAAACCCAGAGCCTGGAAAGG CGgctcctccccagtccttcctgtGGAATGTCTTCTCGTGgacccacctcctcctcttctccttgggCCTTGGCTTCCTGCTGCTGGTGGTTGTCTCTGTGATTGGATCGCAAA ATTCCCAGTTAAGGAGAGACCTAGGCACCCTGAGAGCCAGTTCAGAAAACCTCACCTCCTACATGAAGGCTGAACTACAGGCCCTGAACTCCAAGG GTGACAGCTTGCAAGAAAGGATCAGTTCTCTGAAAGTGGACGTGGACGATCACAGGCAGGAACTGCTGGCAG GCAGAGACTTGAGCCAGAAGGTGACTTCTCTGGAGAGCACAGTGGAGATAAAGGAACAGGCCCTGAAAACAG ATCTTTCTGCAATGACGGAGCGTGTCCAACAGCTGGGGAAGGACTTGAAGGCCCTGTCGTGCCAGCTGGCCAGCCTCAGGAACAATG ACTCTAAAAGGACCTGCTGCCCCCTTCACTGGATAGAACACGAAGGCAGCTGCTACTGGTTCTCTCAAACTGGGAAGTCATGGCCTGAGGCGGACAAGTACTGCCAGCTGGAGAACGCTCACCTGGTGGTGGTCAACTCCATGGAGGAGCAG aattttctACAGGATAAGTTAGCCCACGTAGTCACTTGGATGGGCCTCACAGACCAAAACGGGCCCTGGCGATGGGTGGATGGAACGGAACTGGAGAAAGGCTTTAA GAACTGGGCCCCAGAGCAGCCAGATAACTGGTACGGACATGGGCTTGGAGGAGGCGAGGACTGTGCTCAGTTCACCTCCGCTGGTAACTGGAATGATGACGCCTGCCAGAGGTCCTTCCGCTGGGTCTGCGAGACAGAGCTGGCCAAGTCTGGCTAG